A single Brevundimonas sp. SL130 DNA region contains:
- a CDS encoding DNA recombination protein RmuC, translated as MNMLALILAVLAAALGGGFLWAYMGWQRAQGALSAALARIDLVEESRVTMGELLKAQAAQSAQVVADQMVSRATETFRAQDQLARERMAAQLKPVADTLTKFQEHVAALEKTRAEETGGLKEQLTQLMAASSATRDEARKLTEALRGNTGRRGRWGEQTCRNVLEAAGMAGRFDFTEQTSSADDEGRQNRPDFLVRLPGGGLFVIDAKVPLAFDDEEGDEEARARSVGLRIAASLKTHVRQLSSKAYQDQFKPSPDFVVLFVPGDSFLATALDHAPDLLSDAMESRVVIATPSTLFALCKAVAYGWRAEEQAANADKVAALGRELYKRLSVMGGHASAVGRALDQAVGKYNQFVGSLESQVMVSARRFEDLQVDHEGKEIPALAQVETQPRLITRPELTGPADN; from the coding sequence ATGAACATGCTCGCGCTGATCCTCGCCGTTCTCGCCGCCGCCCTGGGGGGCGGTTTTCTGTGGGCCTATATGGGGTGGCAGAGGGCGCAGGGGGCGTTGTCGGCGGCTCTGGCGCGGATCGATCTGGTCGAGGAGAGTCGGGTCACCATGGGCGAGCTGCTGAAGGCCCAGGCGGCCCAGTCGGCTCAGGTGGTGGCGGATCAGATGGTCAGTCGCGCGACCGAGACCTTCCGGGCCCAGGACCAGCTGGCGCGCGAGCGGATGGCGGCCCAGCTGAAGCCGGTGGCCGACACCCTGACCAAGTTTCAGGAACATGTGGCGGCGCTGGAGAAGACCCGGGCCGAGGAGACCGGCGGTCTGAAGGAACAGCTGACCCAGCTGATGGCGGCCTCGTCGGCGACGCGAGACGAGGCGCGCAAGCTGACCGAGGCCCTGCGCGGCAACACCGGGCGGCGCGGTCGCTGGGGCGAACAGACCTGCCGCAATGTGCTGGAGGCCGCGGGCATGGCCGGGCGGTTCGACTTCACCGAACAGACCTCAAGCGCAGATGACGAGGGGCGTCAGAACCGGCCCGACTTCCTGGTGCGGTTGCCCGGCGGCGGCCTGTTCGTGATCGACGCCAAGGTGCCGCTGGCTTTTGACGACGAGGAGGGCGACGAAGAGGCGCGCGCCCGCTCGGTCGGCCTGCGCATCGCCGCCAGCCTGAAGACCCATGTGCGCCAGCTGTCGTCCAAGGCCTATCAGGACCAGTTCAAGCCCAGCCCGGATTTCGTCGTCCTGTTCGTGCCGGGCGACAGCTTCCTGGCCACCGCCCTGGACCATGCGCCGGACCTGTTGTCGGACGCGATGGAGTCGCGGGTCGTCATCGCCACCCCCTCCACCCTGTTCGCTCTGTGCAAGGCCGTCGCCTACGGCTGGCGGGCCGAGGAACAGGCGGCCAATGCCGACAAGGTCGCGGCCCTGGGGCGCGAACTCTACAAGCGGCTGTCGGTCATGGGCGGCCATGCCTCGGCGGTGGGTCGGGCGCTGGATCAGGCGGTGGGGAAATACAACCAGTTCGTCGGCTCGCTGGAGAGCCAGGTCATGGTCTCGGCCCGCCGGTTCGAGGATCTGCAGGTGGACCACGAGGGCAAGGAAATTCCCGCCCTGGCCCAGGTCGAAACCCAGCCGCGCCTCATCACCCGACCGGAGCTGACGGGACCGGCAGACAACTGA
- a CDS encoding SCO family protein, with protein MPRRSILLFAGACIAIAAALAIVTVVVVSGRAPATAEVTSTGQPLVGGDFQLVNQDGATVDQTMLNGKWSLVFFGFTYCPEFCPTTLAEMAAVQQRLGDKADDLQIVFVSIDPERDTPQQLKDYLSSDGFPRGTIGLTGTPDQVAQAAKAYRAYYEKVGEGEAYTMNHSLTVYLMGPDGKYRAAVAYGLGPDKSTTVIQEAMARG; from the coding sequence ATGCCGCGTCGTTCCATCCTGCTGTTCGCGGGCGCCTGTATCGCCATCGCCGCCGCCCTGGCCATCGTCACCGTGGTGGTGGTGTCGGGCCGCGCCCCCGCGACGGCCGAGGTCACCTCCACCGGCCAGCCCCTGGTCGGCGGCGATTTCCAGCTGGTGAACCAGGACGGCGCAACCGTTGATCAGACGATGCTGAACGGCAAATGGAGCCTGGTCTTCTTCGGCTTCACCTACTGCCCCGAGTTCTGCCCCACCACCCTGGCCGAGATGGCGGCGGTGCAGCAGCGGCTGGGCGACAAGGCCGACGACCTCCAGATCGTCTTCGTCAGCATCGACCCCGAACGCGACACGCCCCAGCAGCTGAAGGACTATCTGTCCTCAGACGGCTTCCCCAGGGGGACCATCGGCCTGACGGGCACGCCGGACCAGGTCGCCCAGGCGGCCAAGGCCTACCGCGCCTATTACGAGAAGGTCGGCGAGGGGGAGGCCTATACGATGAACCACTCCCTGACCGTCTATCTGATGGGGCCGGACGGGAAATACCGCGCCGCCGTCGCCTACGGCCTGGGGCCGGACAAGTCGACGACGGTGATCCAGGAGGCGATGGCGCGGGGCTAA
- a CDS encoding TraB/GumN family protein, producing MTLSKRLKSSVSNLAQGVVGVAAGLALVFAIAGAPAQALAQAAPAPAAAAPAIQGQGPALWVVKDADSTLYLFGTVHVLRPTTGWASPRVNTAFDSASEIWFEVTNADDQAAMMPLIQQYGLSPQAPLSSRLTADELAQLDVAAQSIGASAAQLDPLKPWLAALSLSVAPLVKAGYDPQSGVEPALKARAEAAGKTIHGFETLEDQIGMLATLPDDVQMEFLRETLKDYDQAVVVLDSMVEAWAKGDVKALDEIVVEEMKTDAPELHKVILVDRNTDWADQIQTQLQGSGTAFIAVGAAHLTGDDSVQSILKSRGVAVESVE from the coding sequence ATGACCCTTTCCAAACGCCTGAAATCCTCCGTCTCCAATCTGGCCCAGGGCGTCGTCGGCGTCGCCGCCGGCCTGGCCCTGGTCTTCGCCATCGCCGGCGCGCCTGCCCAGGCCCTGGCTCAGGCCGCCCCGGCTCCAGCCGCCGCCGCGCCCGCCATCCAGGGCCAGGGACCGGCCCTGTGGGTGGTCAAGGATGCGGACTCGACCCTGTATCTGTTCGGCACGGTCCATGTGCTGCGCCCGACCACCGGCTGGGCCAGCCCGCGCGTCAACACCGCCTTCGACAGCGCCTCGGAGATCTGGTTCGAGGTCACCAACGCTGACGACCAGGCGGCCATGATGCCCCTGATCCAGCAGTATGGTCTGTCGCCCCAGGCCCCTCTGTCCAGCCGTCTCACGGCCGATGAACTGGCCCAGCTGGACGTCGCCGCCCAGAGCATCGGCGCCTCGGCCGCCCAGCTCGATCCGCTGAAACCCTGGCTGGCCGCCCTGTCCCTCTCGGTCGCTCCTCTGGTCAAGGCGGGTTACGATCCTCAGTCGGGCGTCGAACCGGCCTTGAAGGCGCGCGCCGAGGCCGCCGGCAAGACCATTCACGGCTTCGAGACCCTTGAAGACCAGATCGGCATGCTGGCCACCCTGCCCGACGACGTCCAAATGGAATTCCTGCGCGAGACGCTGAAGGACTATGACCAGGCGGTGGTCGTCCTCGACTCCATGGTCGAGGCCTGGGCCAAGGGCGACGTCAAAGCCCTGGACGAGATCGTCGTCGAGGAGATGAAAACCGACGCCCCGGAGCTGCACAAGGTGATTCTGGTCGACCGGAACACCGACTGGGCCGACCAGATCCAGACCCAGCTCCAGGGCTCCGGCACCGCCTTCATCGCCGTGGGCGCCGCCCACCTGACCGGCGACGACAGCGTCCAGTCGATCCTGAAGTCGCGCGGCGTCGCCGTCGAAAGCGTCGAGTAG
- a CDS encoding ActR/PrrA/RegA family redox response regulator transcription factor, giving the protein MSELETRIASLADKSLLLLDDDQALRTRMGRALESRGFEVTTAGSVAEAHQLLRDKAPAFAVLDMRLDDGNGLKIVEAVREKREDARIVMLTGYGAIATAVAAVKAGAVDYLSKPADADDVVKALLATADEAPEPPDNPMSADRVRWEHIQRVYELCDHNVSETARRLGMHRRTLQRILAKRAPR; this is encoded by the coding sequence ATGTCCGAACTCGAGACCCGTATCGCCAGCCTGGCCGACAAATCCTTGCTGTTGCTGGACGACGATCAGGCCCTGCGCACCCGCATGGGCCGGGCGCTGGAATCGCGCGGGTTCGAAGTGACCACCGCCGGCTCCGTCGCCGAGGCCCATCAACTGTTGCGCGACAAGGCCCCGGCCTTCGCCGTGCTGGACATGCGGCTGGACGACGGCAACGGCCTGAAGATCGTCGAGGCGGTGCGCGAGAAGCGCGAGGACGCCCGCATCGTCATGCTGACCGGATACGGCGCCATCGCCACCGCCGTGGCGGCGGTCAAGGCCGGGGCGGTCGACTATCTGTCCAAGCCCGCCGACGCCGACGACGTGGTCAAGGCCCTGCTGGCCACGGCCGACGAGGCGCCCGAGCCGCCGGACAATCCGATGAGCGCCGACCGGGTGCGCTGGGAACATATCCAGCGGGTCTACGAGCTGTGCGACCACAATGTCTCGGAGACCGCGCGCCGTCTGGGCATGCACCGCCGCACCCTGCAGCGGATCCTGGCCAAGCGCGCGCCGCGTTAA
- a CDS encoding YbaB/EbfC family nucleoid-associated protein produces MKDLTQLMQQAQAMQQKLQDAQAKMAETSAQGSSGGGLVSVSLKGAGEITAVRIDDSLLTPGEGEILADLIVAAHADAKRKLDEANNALMREAAGPMAGMNIPGMPKLF; encoded by the coding sequence ATGAAAGACCTGACCCAATTAATGCAGCAGGCCCAGGCGATGCAGCAAAAGCTGCAGGACGCCCAGGCGAAGATGGCCGAAACCTCAGCCCAGGGCTCCTCGGGCGGGGGGCTGGTGAGCGTGTCCCTGAAGGGGGCGGGCGAGATCACCGCGGTCAGGATCGACGACAGCCTGCTGACGCCGGGCGAGGGCGAGATCCTGGCCGATCTGATCGTGGCGGCCCACGCCGACGCCAAGCGCAAGCTGGACGAGGCGAACAACGCCCTGATGCGCGAGGCCGCCGGCCCCATGGCCGGGATGAATATTCCCGGAATGCCGAAACTGTTCTGA
- the recR gene encoding recombination mediator RecR: MAASAGPEIERLISLLAKLPGLGPRSARRAALALLKRREQLLVPLAASLAETAEKVVSCSVCGAPDTRDPCAICSDGSRDNGLICVVEEAGALWAMERSGAFRGKYHVLGGLLSALDGVGPEHLRIAELVGRVRHQNEGGGAVREVVLALPATVDGQTTAHYVAERIAGPDVQVTSLARGVPVGGELDWLDDGTIVQAMRARRPA; encoded by the coding sequence ATGGCGGCGTCTGCGGGCCCTGAGATCGAGCGGCTGATCTCGCTTCTCGCCAAGCTTCCGGGCCTGGGTCCGCGCTCGGCCAGGCGCGCGGCCCTGGCCCTGCTGAAGCGGCGCGAGCAACTGCTGGTGCCGCTGGCGGCGTCCCTGGCCGAGACGGCCGAGAAGGTTGTGTCCTGCTCGGTCTGCGGCGCGCCCGACACCCGCGACCCCTGCGCCATCTGTTCGGACGGATCGCGCGACAACGGCCTGATCTGCGTGGTCGAAGAGGCTGGCGCCCTGTGGGCCATGGAGCGGTCGGGCGCCTTCCGCGGCAAATATCATGTGCTGGGCGGCCTGCTGTCGGCCCTGGACGGGGTCGGCCCCGAACATCTGCGCATCGCCGAACTGGTCGGTAGAGTCAGACACCAGAATGAGGGGGGCGGCGCCGTGCGCGAGGTCGTCCTGGCCCTGCCCGCCACCGTCGACGGCCAGACCACCGCCCACTATGTCGCCGAACGCATCGCCGGCCCCGACGTCCAGGTCACCTCCCTGGCGCGCGGCGTGCCGGTGGGCGGCGAACTGGACTGGCTGGACGACGGCACCATCGTTCAAGCCATGCGGGCCCGACGGCCGGCGTAA
- a CDS encoding ActS/PrrB/RegB family redox-sensitive histidine kinase, translating into MTSTEDRIAPHAPAGLSEAGWGDAPRRGRGFSLRTLIVLRWLTILGQSAAILTASQGLHFPLPLWPCLIVIAVSAAVNVGAMARVRRLEASLPDGRTTAIHLGFDIFQLGVLLGLTGGLENPFCLLLVAPVTIAAAALPARQAVTLGLLALIAVGVLFFWSEPLPWRPYENFHLPLLYRLGMVMALVTGVVFTAGYAWRVAADAEKLELALATTQDVLQREQRLAALGGLAAAAAHELGTPLATIQVVAKELQRASAPDSDAAEDAALILQQAERCRGILAQLSRQPEGDDALYADVALKALLEEVVEPHRGFDLEFEVLVKTPPGQPAPRVRRLPEVVHGLSTLVENAADFAASTVRVQAQVDAGWIEIAILDDGPGFPSDILPRLGEPYVTSRPHGKARLALAAQIAAAASGARLTRPDTAVAPSQGGMGLGFFIARTLLERTGGVVSVGQGLSRPEASSEGRAPLRGARVAVRWARPALEVAS; encoded by the coding sequence GTGACCTCGACAGAAGACCGCATCGCGCCGCACGCCCCCGCCGGACTGTCCGAGGCCGGATGGGGCGACGCCCCGCGTCGCGGCCGGGGATTTTCGCTACGCACCCTGATCGTCCTGCGCTGGTTGACGATCCTGGGGCAGAGCGCCGCCATACTGACGGCGTCGCAGGGCCTGCACTTCCCCCTGCCGCTCTGGCCCTGCCTGATCGTCATCGCCGTCAGCGCGGCGGTGAACGTCGGGGCCATGGCGCGGGTGCGGCGACTGGAGGCCAGCCTGCCGGACGGCCGGACCACGGCCATCCATCTGGGATTCGACATCTTCCAGCTGGGCGTCCTGCTGGGCCTGACGGGGGGGCTGGAGAACCCCTTCTGCCTGTTGCTGGTGGCGCCGGTGACGATCGCGGCGGCGGCCCTGCCCGCGCGCCAGGCCGTGACCCTGGGCCTGCTGGCCCTGATCGCGGTGGGGGTGCTGTTCTTCTGGTCCGAGCCCCTGCCCTGGCGGCCCTACGAGAATTTCCACCTGCCGCTGCTCTACCGGCTGGGCATGGTCATGGCCCTGGTGACGGGCGTGGTCTTCACCGCCGGCTACGCCTGGCGGGTGGCGGCCGACGCCGAGAAGTTGGAACTGGCCCTGGCCACCACCCAGGACGTCTTGCAACGCGAGCAGCGTCTGGCGGCCCTGGGCGGGCTGGCGGCGGCGGCGGCGCATGAGCTGGGCACGCCCTTGGCGACCATCCAGGTCGTGGCCAAGGAGTTGCAGCGCGCCTCGGCTCCCGACAGCGACGCAGCAGAGGACGCCGCCCTGATCCTGCAACAGGCGGAACGGTGCCGGGGCATTCTGGCCCAGCTGTCGCGACAGCCGGAGGGGGACGACGCCCTGTACGCCGACGTGGCGCTGAAGGCCCTGCTGGAAGAGGTGGTTGAGCCGCACCGGGGCTTTGATCTGGAATTCGAAGTGCTGGTGAAGACCCCGCCCGGCCAGCCCGCGCCGCGCGTGCGCCGCCTGCCCGAGGTGGTTCACGGCCTGTCCACCCTGGTCGAGAACGCCGCCGACTTCGCCGCCTCCACCGTGCGGGTCCAGGCCCAGGTCGACGCCGGCTGGATCGAGATCGCCATCCTGGACGACGGACCGGGCTTTCCCAGCGACATCCTGCCCCGATTGGGCGAGCCCTATGTGACCAGCCGCCCCCACGGCAAGGCGCGCCTGGCCCTGGCGGCCCAGATCGCGGCCGCCGCCTCGGGCGCACGCCTGACCCGGCCGGACACGGCGGTGGCGCCCAGCCAGGGCGGCATGGGCCTGGGCTTCTTCATCGCCCGCACCCTGCTGGAGCGGACCGGCGGCGTGGTCAGCGTGGGCCAGGGCCTGTCCCGGCCGGAGGCCTCGTCCGAGGGGCGCGCCCCCCTGCGCGGCGCCCGTGTGGCGGTGCGTTGGGCCCGCCCGGCGCTGGAAGTCGCCTCATAA
- a CDS encoding cation:proton antiporter: MPHVMNTTELYLIAMLIIFSLPYLVWRGLKTDHYAPLVVVQIVGGILLGPGVLGAAFPAYYDTVFNPQVITALNGVAWWAVMIFVFIAGLELDLHQAWEKRGETAVTSGLALIAPLALGSLAALGMLQFPGWSGPKGQTWQVVLGIGMACAVTALPILILFMEKLEILRRPIGQRILRYASLDDIAIWGVLALILLDWERVGRQAGFLIGFAVAAWAVRRLMKRLPESDRWYVALIWLAACGFAGDWSGLHFMVGAFLAGAVLDHRWFDQARMDLFRNHVLLAMMPVFFLSTGLRTQWDVGGVAVFAAAAVLLVASVAGKLAGVHMAGRILKWEKGEASIIGWLLQTKALIMIIFANILLDKQIITNETFTALLLMAVGSTMLTMPMVKPQLARLGRLLGKTG, from the coding sequence ATGCCGCATGTGATGAATACGACCGAGCTGTATCTGATCGCCATGCTGATCATCTTCAGCCTGCCCTATCTGGTCTGGCGCGGCCTGAAGACCGATCATTACGCCCCCTTGGTGGTGGTGCAGATCGTCGGCGGCATCCTGTTGGGGCCGGGCGTGCTGGGGGCGGCCTTTCCGGCCTATTACGACACGGTGTTCAATCCCCAGGTGATCACGGCCCTGAACGGCGTGGCCTGGTGGGCGGTGATGATCTTCGTTTTCATCGCCGGTCTGGAGCTGGATCTGCATCAGGCGTGGGAGAAGCGCGGCGAGACGGCCGTCACCTCGGGCCTGGCCCTGATCGCGCCCCTGGCCCTCGGGTCCCTGGCGGCGCTCGGCATGCTGCAATTCCCCGGCTGGTCCGGGCCAAAGGGCCAGACCTGGCAGGTGGTGCTGGGGATCGGCATGGCCTGCGCCGTGACCGCCCTGCCGATCCTGATCCTGTTCATGGAAAAGCTGGAGATCCTGCGCCGGCCGATCGGCCAGCGGATCCTGCGCTACGCCAGCCTGGACGACATCGCCATCTGGGGGGTGCTGGCCCTGATCCTGCTGGATTGGGAGAGGGTCGGGCGTCAGGCCGGCTTCCTGATCGGGTTTGCCGTGGCGGCCTGGGCGGTGCGCCGGCTGATGAAGCGGCTGCCGGAGTCGGACCGCTGGTACGTCGCCCTGATCTGGCTGGCCGCCTGCGGTTTCGCCGGCGACTGGTCGGGCCTGCACTTCATGGTCGGGGCGTTTCTGGCCGGGGCTGTGCTGGATCACCGCTGGTTCGACCAGGCCAGGATGGACCTGTTCCGCAACCATGTCCTGCTGGCGATGATGCCGGTCTTCTTCCTGTCGACGGGCTTGCGGACCCAGTGGGACGTCGGCGGCGTGGCGGTGTTCGCGGCGGCGGCGGTGCTGCTGGTCGCCTCGGTGGCGGGCAAGCTGGCCGGGGTGCATATGGCCGGCCGGATCCTGAAGTGGGAGAAGGGCGAGGCCTCGATCATCGGCTGGCTGCTTCAGACCAAGGCCCTGATCATGATCATCTTCGCCAACATCCTGTTGGACAAGCAGATCATCACCAACGAGACCTTCACCGCCCTGCTGCTGATGGCCGTGGGATCGACCATGCTGACCATGCCGATGGTCAAGCCGCAGCTGGCCCGTCTGGGCCGGCTGCTCGGCAAGACCGGCTAG
- a CDS encoding helix-turn-helix transcriptional regulator — MNNRLKVLRSERDWSQAHLAELLGVSRQTVNALETGRYDPSLPLAFKIARIFAQPIESIFSEQENDG; from the coding sequence ATGAACAACCGCCTCAAGGTGTTGCGGTCCGAACGCGACTGGTCCCAGGCCCATCTCGCCGAACTGCTGGGCGTGTCGCGCCAGACGGTCAATGCGCTGGAGACCGGTCGCTACGACCCCTCCCTGCCTCTGGCCTTCAAGATCGCCCGGATCTTCGCCCAACCCATCGAATCCATTTTTTCGGAACAGGAGAACGACGGATGA